The genomic region CGACTGCGCCGGTAGACGAACTCGCCGGGGGTGAAGTCGCGGAACTTCGGGGTGACGTAGTCCAGGTCGATCTGGGCGACCCCGTGCGCCCCGGCGTGCGACAGCACCACGCCGACGACCTCGTCGGCGGTGACCACGAGGAACGCCGAGCGGTTCGTGGCGGTCGGGTCCCAGTGGAAGTCGGGGTTGAACCGGGCGATGTCCGGCGCGTGCACCCGCAGCGTGTGGGCCAGGAACTGGTCGTCGACGCCGACCTCCACCACCTGGTAGGTCTGCTCGTCGTGGCGGGTGGCGAGCATCGTCCGCAGGTACCAGATGTTGATCACCGAGAGGACGATGTTGAGGCCCACCATGGGCCAGACCTCGATGGCGGCGTTGTAGCCGATCAGCACCACGCAGCCGACGAGGTTGAGGGCGCGCAGGCGCAGGACGCGCGACTGAAGTAGCGACCAGACCAGCACCGCGGAGCCGGCCCAGCCGACCAGATCCAACCAGTTCACCCCGCGAGACTAGTGCCCGCCCAGGCCAGGCCCCTCGGTGGGCAGTTCGAGCAGCCACTCCTGCACCTCGGCGCCGCGGCCGTTGGCGTACCCCGAGTCCTCGCCGACCACGACGAAGCCGCACTTGCGCAGGACCGCGAGGGAGGCGGCGTTGTCCTTGGCGGCGCGGGCGTACACCGGCCGGGGCAACTCGCGCAGCAGGGCGGTCAGGGCCGTCGTGGCGTGACCCCGGCCCCACCGGGCCCTGTCGATCCAGTAGCTGACCTCAGTGCGGTCGCCCACCGGGAAGGCTGTGACGTGGCCGACGACCTCGCCGTCGACCTCGATGGTGCGGACCACGTTCGCCGGGTCGGTGAGCACCCGCGCCCAGTGCCTGGCGAACTCCCGGTGGTCGGACGGGTCCTCGGGGCCGAATGCGGCCATCCGGTTGGCCTCCGGGTCCTGCTGGTGCAGGAAGAACTCCACGAGGTCGTCCTCGCGGACCGGGCGCAGCCGCACGTCGAAGGTCATCGGACGAGGGTACGTAGCAGGGGTGACAGTCTGAGCCGGCCGTAGCTGCTCCGACGGCCGGTCGCTCACGGTGGTGACCCGCACGGCCGGCCGCATGCGGTGCGGCTCAGGCGATCACGGCCGCCACAGCCAACGCGGCGGCGCACAGGGAACTCGCCACCGACAGCAGGCGACGCCAGGGCACCCGCGCGTCGACCGCCGGCAGGGCACGCCACCGGGTCGCCGCCAGGGCCACCGCCGCCGCCGACAGACCCGCCCCGAGCGGCCACAGCCAGGCGGGCACCAGGGACCAGTCCCCCAGTCGGTGCCCGAGGCCGAGGTAGGCGAACGCCCACACCGTGGAAGCCAGCAGGGTCACGCGGTCCAGTTCACGTCGGCGGGCGGTGCCGAACAGGGAGAGGCCGCCGACGAAGGTGAAGGCCACCGCGAGACCGGCGCCGATCCACAGTGGCAGCGCCGGTGTCGCCGCCTCGGCGTCTTCCTGCGCCACTCCGAGCAGTCGCAGACCGACCGCCTCGACGCCCTTGTCGGTGTTGGCGAGCACCACCACCGCCCGGCCGGTGGCGCGCTCGAAGCCGACGTAGGAGCGGAACCCGCCGGTCCCGCCGTTGTGCCAGACGATCTCGCGGTCGCCGTGGCGGGTAGTGAACCACCCGTACCCGATGCGGGTGTCGTCGTCGCTGCGGAAGCGGGCGGTGGCAGCGTCGGCGCCCGGCGCGGTGCCGGTGAGGGTGGCCGCGACCAGGCGGGCCAGGTCCTCGGCTGTGGACCAGGGGCCGACGCCGGCTGCGGCGTACCCGGCTCCCCACCAGGGGTCGGACGGCCGCCCACCGGCCCGACTTCCGTGGGCGCGGTCGGCCGGCAGGTCGTCGGCCCCGGTGGCGACCACGGTCGCGGTCATTCCGAGGGGTCGCAGCAGCCGTGCCTCCAGCAGATCGGGGTACGTCGCGCCGGCCTTCGCGGCGAGCGCCTGGCCGAGAACCGACGGGCCGACGTTGGAGTAGTGCACCTCGCCGCGCCCGTCGCCGGGGGTGGCCCGGTCGGCGATGTTCCGGACGCCGTGGACGTCCTGCCCGGCGTAGGGGTTGCCGCCGGAGACGTTGGACCAGAGGACGCGCGCCCAGCCCAGCGCGGAGCCGGCGGCCAGCCGAGGCAGGCCGGCCCGGTGCTGGACAGCTCGGCCAGCGTGACGTCGCGGGCGGGGCCGGTGACCGTGGGCCACGTGTCGCCGAGCCGATCGTCGGGGCGCACGACACCGGCGGCGGCCTGGTCGGCGAGGAGCATTCCGGTGAGGACCTTGGTGACCGACCCGATCTCGAACGCGGTGCGGGTCTCGACGGGCCGGCCGTCGGGGTCCCGGTCGCCCAGGCCGGCGGTGCGGATCCGCCCGTTCTCGACCAGGGCGACGGCGAGCCCGCGGTGCCCCTTCGGGTCGGGCACGGCCGCCCGGGCGGTGCGAGCGAGGTCGGGGTCGCCGGTCACCTGTGCACCGAGACGTGGGACGCGGGGCATCAGCGCGGCCCCGACGAGGCCGGCGGCGAGCGCCACGACGAGTGCGGTGACGACTGTTCTCCGCATGCTGTTCCTTCGGTCGGAGGGGGTGGCCACCTGGCGGTGGCTCGACGATCGAGGGCTGCGACGGGCGTGGGCCGGCTCATCGGCCGGCGGCGGCGAGGATGGCCAGAAGCGGCACCACGCGTTCGGCGGGAACGGCGTACCGGCCTCGGCCGACGCTGCGCAGCCAACCGGCGGCGGTGAGCTGGCGTAGGTGGTGGTGGAGCTGGCCGGTGGTGCCCAACTCCTCGATCTCGGCCAGTTCGCCGGTGCCCTGCCGGCCGCCGAGAACCTCCCGCAACAGCCGGAGCCGCACCCCGTGGGCCAGCGCGGACAGGGTGGCGGCCAGCTCCGTCCAGTCGCCGTCGAGCAGATCGTCGACGGTGCGCCCGTACTGCCAGTCGTAGTGCTGGTCGGCGACGCGGACGGTGCCGGTGTAGAGGACGGCGCCCGTGCCGTCGGACGGCAGGCGCTGCTTGAGGCCGTCGAGAGCCCAGAAGGTGCCCTCGGGTGCGGATGGTGTGTCCGGCGGGGCAGGTGTCGACGTCAGGAGCTCGGTCAGGGCGGCGACCTGCGCCTCAAGCGCGGTGAGTCGCTCTTCGATGCGCGTCACGCGTCGATAATACGAACATACGTATTTTCGTGCAAGCGGCGTTTCGCAGCGCGGCTCGACACGGGCCGTTGGTCCCGGGTCCAGCGGGCGCAACGCCCCTGCCTCCCCGGAGCCCACCGCGCGAAGGTGGGTGGGGATGGCGTGCCTTCGACACGCCGCGCGAGGTAGGGAGCTCACGGTGGCCAAGACCGGCGTACCGGTCCGAACGCTGGAGGCAACGGTCGACGTGCCCACCCCGGGAGGGCTCGATTCGGCGGAGGCCGCCGCCCGGCTGCGGGCGAACGGACCCAACGCGGTGGCGCCGCCACCGCGCCGGCATGTGGTCCTTCGGGTCCTGCGCCAGCTCACCGACCCACTGGTCGCGTTGCTGCTCGCCGCGGCAGTGGTCACCACCGCGCTCGGCGACTACCCGGACACCGCAGTGATCCTCCTGGTCGTGCTGGTGAACACGGTCATCGGGTTGGTGCAGGAGATCCGCGCGGACCGGGCCATCGCGGCGCTGGGCCAACTCGCCGCCCCCGCCGCCCGGGTGGTGCGCGACGGCCGCGACCAGGCCGTCCCGGCCGCCGACCTGGTGCACGGCGATCTGGTCCGGATCGAGGCCGGCGACATCGTGCCCGCGGATCTGCTGCTGGTCGAGGCCAACCGGCTGCAACTGGACGAATCCGCGTTGAGCGGTGAGTCCGTGCCGGTGGGGCGCACCGCCGGTCAGGAAGCGCTGGCCGGGACTGTCGTCACCACCGGACGCGCCGACGGCACGGTGATCCGGACGGGGCCGGCGAGCGCGCTGGGCAAGATCAGCGCTCTGGTGGCCGGCACCCGACCGAGCGCGACACCGTTGCAGCGCCGGCTCTCGTCCCTGGGCCGCACACTCGGTCTGATCGCTGTCGCGCTGTCGGGTCTGGTCTTCGCCATCGGCGTGATCAGCGGTCGACCGATCGTGGAAATGGCCGTCACGGCGGTGAGCCTTGTCGTCGCGGCGGTGCCCGAGTCGCTGCCTGCGGTGGTGACCCTGGCGTTGGCGCTCGGCGCCCGGAGGATGGCCGCCGCGAAGGCCATCCCGCGCCGCCTGCACGCGGTGGAGACCCTCGGCTCGGTGACCGTGATCGCCTCCGACAAGACCGGAACCCTCACCGAGGGCCGGATGGCGGTGCAGCAGGTCGTCACCACCGACGGGGCGCGTTACCAGGTCACCGGCAGCGGGTACGCCCCGCACGGCGCCGTACACCAGGATGGTGCCGAGGTGGCCGTACCGGAGGATCTGCGCCGGCTGGCGCGGGCCGGGCTGCTCTGCAACGACGCCGCCCTGTCACCTCCGGACGACGAGCGACCGGACTGGGGTGCCGTGGGCGACCCGCTCGAAGCGGCGCTCGTCGCCTTCGCCGCACGGGCCGGCCTCGACCCGCAGACCACCCGCAGCGCGTGGCCACGGGTAGCCGAGCACCCCTTCGACCAGGCACAACGCCGGATGGTCACCGTGCACCGCTCCTGCGACCAGCGCTACCTCGTGGTCTGCAAGGGCGCCCCGGAGAGTGTTCTCGACCCCGCGCTGCTCGACGCCACCGACGACGAGATCGCCGCGCTGACCAGCGGCGCCCACCAACTCGCCGGCGAAGGACTGCGGGTCCTCGCCGTGGCCGCCGCCCTGGTGGACACCGTGCCGGACCTCGCCGCGCCGACCGGCCTGCGCCCGCTGGGGCTGACCGCCGTCGGTGACCCGCTACGCGCGGCCGCTCCGGAGATCGCCGACAGTCTCGACACCGCCGGGGTACGTCTGCTGCTGATCACCGGTGACCACCCCGCCACCGCCGCCGCGATCGGCTCCCAGCTGGGCCTGTGGCGCGATGGTGACCCTCTGGCCCGTGGCGACGACGACTCCACGCCGACGCATCCGGACACCCGGGTCTTCGCCCGGACACAGCCGGAACAGAAGCTCGACATCATCGCCGACCTGCAGTCCCGTGGCCACGTGGTGGCGATGACAGGCGACGGGGTCAACGACGCACCCGCTCTGCGCCGCGCCGACATCGGGGTGGCGATGGGCGGCGGCACCGAGGTCGCCCGGCAGGCCGCCGACCTGGTCCTCGTCGACGACGACCTGTCCACCGTCACCACAGCGATCGGCGAGGGCCGGCGCATCTACGACAACATCCGCCGGTTCCTGCGGTACGCCCTCTCCGGTGGAGTCGCCGAGATCCTGGTGATGCTTGTCGGCCCGCTGTTCGGCCTGGCAGTGCCACTGCAACCCGCGCAGATCCTCTGGGTGAACCTGCTGACCCACGGGGTGCCCGGTGTGGCTCTCGGCGCGGAACCGGCCGAACCCGGCACGCTGCGTCGAGCGCCCCGCTCGCCGCAGGAGTCGGTGCTCGGTGCCGGTCTGGGCCGGGACGTCCTGTTCACCGGCGCGTTGATCGCCGCCGTCGTGCTCGGCGCCGGCGTGGTCGCCGCCGCCCGGGACCTGCCCTGGCAGTCCGTGGTCTTCGTGGTGCTCGGCCTGGCCCAGCTCGGCGTGGCGCTGGCGGTCCGGGCTCCCCGGCCTGCGGGCACGCGGCGCGGCAACCCCGGCCTGCTCGTCGCGGTCGCCGTGTCGGCGCTGCTCCAGGTCGGCGGAGTTCTGCTCCCCCCGCTGCGCGAGCTGCTCGACACCGAGCCGCTGACACCGGCAGTGCTGCTGGCCTGCGCGGCGGTCAGCGCCCTGCCCGGCCTGGTGCTGCGGCTGACCCGCCGCCGTCCGACACCGCCGTCGGCACCGTCCGACGGCGCAGTGGACGCCGCCGTCGGGCGGTCGCACTAGGCGGATGTCGGGCCGCCATCGCCGGCACGCGGACGCCTTCTGGGGCGGTCGCGGGCCGGCGACGGGACCAATGGCCCCCGGCCTCCTGCCCTCCTGCCCTGATCATCGGGCCGACGCCGTAGGAGAATGGAACTCGAACGAAGGAGGAACGTGATGACCAAGCGATCCGGTGCCCCCGTGGTGGTGGCTGTTGACGGTTCGACATCAGCGCTGGAGGCGGTGCGGGTCGCCGCCCGCGAGGCCTCGACGCGAGGCCGGGCGCTGCGGGTGGTGCACGCGTTCATCTGGCCGCTCTACGAGGTGCCGCTGACGCCGGCACCGGGCGCTCCCGCCGACGCCGGGTTCCGCGCCCAGGCCGACAAGCTTGTCGCCGAAGCGGTGACCGAAGCCACCAAGGTCGCTCCGGACCTCACCGTCACCGGCGCCGTGATCGACGGCGCCGCCACGCCGGTGCTGCTTGCCGAGGCGCGGGACGCGAAGCTGTTGGTGCTCGGCAGCCGGGGTCTGGGCGGGTTCGGCGGGCTGCTGCTCGGCTCGGTGGCGGTGCAGGTCTCCGCCCGCGCCGACTGCCCGGTGCTCGTGGTCAAGGGTGAGGCCCGCGCCGACGGGCCGGTCGTGGTCGGGGTCGACGGCTCGACGCTGTCCGCCGAGGCGCTGGGCTTCGCGTACGAGGCCGCCTCGTTGCGGGGCACCAACCTGGTCGCCGTGCACGGCTGGACCATCCCCGTCCCGCCGAGCGACCTCCTGCCGCTGGGGTACGACGTGCAGGCGCTCGCCGCCGAAGAGGAGCGCGTGCTCGCCCAGGCGCTCGCCGGCTGGTCCGAGCAGTACCCGGACGTGCACGTACGGCGGCGCGTGGCGTACGGCGCACCCGCGCGCCTGCTCGTGGAGGAGTCGGCCGGGGCGCAGCTCACAGTTGTCGGGGCACGGGGCCGGGGCGCGCTGGCCGGCGTGCTGCTCGGCTCGGTGAGCCACGCGGTGCTGCACCACTCGCAGGGCCCGGTGGCTGTCATCCGGCAGAGCAAGAAGAACTGACGTCGCGTTGTCCGCGCCGGCCGCACCAGGGCCGGCGCGGACCCTGTCCGGTGCGCGCGTCGGCGCGGGCAGAGCCGTGCCGGTGATCGGTGCCGGCTGGTTCGTGCCGGTGATCGGTTCGGCTGGTTCGTGCCGGCGCGTTCGGCGGCGTGGCCGGGGCGCACCGCCGACAATGAGCTGACCGACCCTGGGAGAGCCCGATGAACCGACCTGTCGTGGCAGGCGTGGACGGATCGCCGTCAAGCCTCGTCGCCGCGGAGCACGCCGCCCGCGCCGCCCTGCTCCGGTCCCGGCCACTGCTGCTGGTGCACGGCTACCTGCACCCCCTCGGATACGGCGTGCCGCTCAACCCGTACGACCTCGGGGTGCCGGCACCGTCGGCCGAGGCGCAGAAGATGCTTGAGCGTACGGCGGCGGACCTCGCCGACCGGTGGCCCGGCCTCACCGTCGAGGTGCGCCAGGTCGCCGGTGGACCCGGCGCCACGATGATCGAGGAGTCCCGCCAGGCCGACCTGGTCGTGGTGGGCAGTCGAGGACTGGGCGGGTTCGTCGGGCTGCTGCTCGGCTCGGTGGGCGCGCAGGTGGCCGCGCACGCGCACTGCCCGGTGCTCGTGGTCCGCCCCGACGAGCAGCCCATCGACATGGACGCGCCGGTGCTTGTCGGCGTGGACGGCTCCGAGGCGTCCCGACTCGCCGCCGGCTACGGCGCGGCCGAGGCGACGCTACGGAAGGTGCCGCTGGTGCTTGTGCACGTCGGCCCGCCCGGCGAGGACCGCGCCACGCCGGAGGAGGTCGAGGAGTCGCAGGCCGCGTACCAGGCCGAGGCGGTGCGGCTGCTCGCCGACGCGTCCGCCGCCGTCCGCGCCGAGTATCCCGACCTGGTGGTACGGGAGCATCCGGTCCGGGCGGCCGGCGCGGCCCAGGGGCTCATCGAGGCCAGCGGCACGGCGTCGTTGCTGGTCGTGGGCACCCGGGGCCGGCACGGGTTCACCGGTCTGCTGCTCGGCTCGGTCAGCCAGGCAGTCATCCAGCACGCACACTGCCCCGTGCTCGTCGCGCATCGGTACCCGGCCTAGGTGACCGGGGCGTCGTCGCCTCTGCCGAGCATCTGCAGGAAGTCGGTGGTGAGGGCGAACGGGTCGGCCGGGCCGCTGGCGGGCGGCCGGAGTTCCACCTGGTCGGCCAACTCTCCGGCGGCGCGCCCGATCCGGCCCCGCAGGGCGCCGTCGGCGGCGCCACCGGACCAGTCCTCCGGCGCGGCGAAGACCGATGTGGGGACCACCACCGCCCGCAGATAGCTGAACATCGGGCGGATGGCGTGCTCCAGAGCCAGCGAGTGCCGTGCGGTGCCGCCGGTGGCCCCGATCAGCACCGGCCGGCCGACGAGCGACTCGGCCTCCAGCACGTCGAAGAAGGACTTGAACAGCCCGTTGTACGACGCGTTGAAGATCGGCGTGACGGCGATGAGCCCGTCGGACCCGGTCACCGCGTCGACGGCCTCGCGCAGCGCGGTCGGTGGGAACCCGGTGAGCATGTTGTTCACCACGTCGTGGGCGTACTCCCGCAGGTCGACGACGCGCAGCTGCACTGTGTTGCCGCGCCGGACCAGCTCGTCGCGGGTGGCCGCGGCGAGCTGGTCGGCGAGCAGCCGGGTGGACGAGGGCTGGCTCAGCCCCGCGGAGACCACGGCCACTGTGCGCTGGGTCATCGGGCCACCTCGGGTGCCTTGCCGGTGACGTCGTCGACGGCGTGCACCGTGCTGTCCGCGCCGCCGCCGGCAGTGGCGACAAGCGAGGCGTGCGTGGGCGCGTCCGGCACGTGCGCCGGGCGCAGCGACTCGAACTCCTTGCGCAGCACCGGCACGACCTCCTCGCCGAGCAGGTCGAGCTGCTCCAGCACCGTCTTCAGTGGCAGCCCCGCGTGGTCCAGCAGGAACAGTTGGCGCTGGTAGTCGCCGACGTAGTCGCGGAAGCCCAGCGTGCGGTCGATGACCTGCTGCGGGCTGCCCACTGTCAACGGGGTCTCCCTGGTGAACTCCT from Micromonospora profundi harbors:
- a CDS encoding YgjV family protein: MNWLDLVGWAGSAVLVWSLLQSRVLRLRALNLVGCVVLIGYNAAIEVWPMVGLNIVLSVINIWYLRTMLATRHDEQTYQVVEVGVDDQFLAHTLRVHAPDIARFNPDFHWDPTATNRSAFLVVTADEVVGVVLSHAGAHGVAQIDLDYVTPKFRDFTPGEFVYRRSRLFTERGFHRVISPPGMVAPYYHRLGFRPEGDSYVLDLPAAPVTGSA
- a CDS encoding GNAT family N-acetyltransferase, with the protein product MTFDVRLRPVREDDLVEFFLHQQDPEANRMAAFGPEDPSDHREFARHWARVLTDPANVVRTIEVDGEVVGHVTAFPVGDRTEVSYWIDRARWGRGHATTALTALLRELPRPVYARAAKDNAASLAVLRKCGFVVVGEDSGYANGRGAEVQEWLLELPTEGPGLGGH
- a CDS encoding ArsR/SmtB family transcription factor gives rise to the protein MTRIEERLTALEAQVAALTELLTSTPAPPDTPSAPEGTFWALDGLKQRLPSDGTGAVLYTGTVRVADQHYDWQYGRTVDDLLDGDWTELAATLSALAHGVRLRLLREVLGGRQGTGELAEIEELGTTGQLHHHLRQLTAAGWLRSVGRGRYAVPAERVVPLLAILAAAGR
- a CDS encoding cation-translocating P-type ATPase is translated as MAKTGVPVRTLEATVDVPTPGGLDSAEAAARLRANGPNAVAPPPRRHVVLRVLRQLTDPLVALLLAAAVVTTALGDYPDTAVILLVVLVNTVIGLVQEIRADRAIAALGQLAAPAARVVRDGRDQAVPAADLVHGDLVRIEAGDIVPADLLLVEANRLQLDESALSGESVPVGRTAGQEALAGTVVTTGRADGTVIRTGPASALGKISALVAGTRPSATPLQRRLSSLGRTLGLIAVALSGLVFAIGVISGRPIVEMAVTAVSLVVAAVPESLPAVVTLALALGARRMAAAKAIPRRLHAVETLGSVTVIASDKTGTLTEGRMAVQQVVTTDGARYQVTGSGYAPHGAVHQDGAEVAVPEDLRRLARAGLLCNDAALSPPDDERPDWGAVGDPLEAALVAFAARAGLDPQTTRSAWPRVAEHPFDQAQRRMVTVHRSCDQRYLVVCKGAPESVLDPALLDATDDEIAALTSGAHQLAGEGLRVLAVAAALVDTVPDLAAPTGLRPLGLTAVGDPLRAAAPEIADSLDTAGVRLLLITGDHPATAAAIGSQLGLWRDGDPLARGDDDSTPTHPDTRVFARTQPEQKLDIIADLQSRGHVVAMTGDGVNDAPALRRADIGVAMGGGTEVARQAADLVLVDDDLSTVTTAIGEGRRIYDNIRRFLRYALSGGVAEILVMLVGPLFGLAVPLQPAQILWVNLLTHGVPGVALGAEPAEPGTLRRAPRSPQESVLGAGLGRDVLFTGALIAAVVLGAGVVAAARDLPWQSVVFVVLGLAQLGVALAVRAPRPAGTRRGNPGLLVAVAVSALLQVGGVLLPPLRELLDTEPLTPAVLLACAAVSALPGLVLRLTRRRPTPPSAPSDGAVDAAVGRSH
- a CDS encoding universal stress protein — translated: MTKRSGAPVVVAVDGSTSALEAVRVAAREASTRGRALRVVHAFIWPLYEVPLTPAPGAPADAGFRAQADKLVAEAVTEATKVAPDLTVTGAVIDGAATPVLLAEARDAKLLVLGSRGLGGFGGLLLGSVAVQVSARADCPVLVVKGEARADGPVVVGVDGSTLSAEALGFAYEAASLRGTNLVAVHGWTIPVPPSDLLPLGYDVQALAAEEERVLAQALAGWSEQYPDVHVRRRVAYGAPARLLVEESAGAQLTVVGARGRGALAGVLLGSVSHAVLHHSQGPVAVIRQSKKN
- a CDS encoding universal stress protein — encoded protein: MNRPVVAGVDGSPSSLVAAEHAARAALLRSRPLLLVHGYLHPLGYGVPLNPYDLGVPAPSAEAQKMLERTAADLADRWPGLTVEVRQVAGGPGATMIEESRQADLVVVGSRGLGGFVGLLLGSVGAQVAAHAHCPVLVVRPDEQPIDMDAPVLVGVDGSEASRLAAGYGAAEATLRKVPLVLVHVGPPGEDRATPEEVEESQAAYQAEAVRLLADASAAVRAEYPDLVVREHPVRAAGAAQGLIEASGTASLLVVGTRGRHGFTGLLLGSVSQAVIQHAHCPVLVAHRYPA
- a CDS encoding FMN reductase; protein product: MTQRTVAVVSAGLSQPSSTRLLADQLAAATRDELVRRGNTVQLRVVDLREYAHDVVNNMLTGFPPTALREAVDAVTGSDGLIAVTPIFNASYNGLFKSFFDVLEAESLVGRPVLIGATGGTARHSLALEHAIRPMFSYLRAVVVPTSVFAAPEDWSGGAADGALRGRIGRAAGELADQVELRPPASGPADPFALTTDFLQMLGRGDDAPVT